ATGCGGCAGAAGACTCGCATCGACAAGCTGGTGGGCGACCATGCACTCGCGCTGTCCGAGCGCCTGCAGGCGCATAGGGCACAGCTTTTTCCACCTGACGCAAGGCGTGAATTGCGCAAGTTCACCAGCGGCGAGGTGGCGGATCTGCTTGGCGTCAAGGACGCCTATCTGCGCAAACTGGACCTTGAAGGCCGTGGCCCCAGCCCCGAGACGCGGGCGGGCGGGCGGCGCTATTATACTCCTGCCGATATCCAGGAATTGCGCAAGCTATTGGAAAAAGGCGCAAAATCTACCGGCACCTACCTTCCCGGACGGCGTGGCGAGGATCACCTGCAGGTCATCACGGTGATTAATTTCAAGGGCGGATCGGGCAAGACCACCACCGCCGCCCACCTGGCGCAGAAGCTGGCGCTGGACGGGTATCGTGTGCTCGGCATCGATCTCGACCCGCAGGCCAGCCTGTCCGCCCTGCACGGGTTCCAGCCGGAATTCGACCTGCTGGATGGCGGCACGCTCTACGATGCGATTCGCTACGAGGATCCGGTGCCGTTGCGCAACGTGATCCAGCGGACCTATTTCACGAATCTCGACCTGATTCCCGGCAATCTCGACCTGATGGAGTTCGAGCACGAGACCCCGCGCGCCATCATCGAACGCGCGGGTAACATCTTTTTCACCAGGATCGGCGACAAGCTGGGCGAGGTCGAGGACGATTACGACGTCGTTGTCATCGACTGCCCGCCACAGCTTGGATTCCTGACCATGTCCGCCCTGTCCGCCGCCACGGCCATCCTTGTCACCGTGCATCCGCAGATGCTCGACGTCATGTCGATGTGCCAGTTCCTGCTGATGACCTCGAATCTTCTCGGCGTGGTCTCCGAGGCCGGGGGGGACATGACCTATGACTGGATGCGCTATGTCATCACCCGCTACGAGCCCGGGGACGGGCCACAGAACCAGATGGTCAGCTTCATGCGCTCGATGTTCGGCGAGCATGTGCTGAACCATCCGGTGCTGAAATCCACGGCGATCTCGGATGCCGGGATCACCAAGCAGACGCTGTACGAGATCGAGAAATCACAATTCACCCGCGCCACCTATGAGCGCGCGATGGAGAGCCTGAACGCCGTGAATGGCGAGATCGAAGGGCTGATACAGGCGGCATGGGGCCGCTGAAGGGGGAAAGATGGCACGCAAGGACCTGCTGAAGGGATTGATGTCCGAGGGCGCCTCGGCCGCCAAGGACGAATCCCCTGCCCCGCCCCGCTACAGCCGTGGCGCGATCGGCGCTGTCAGCCGCTCCATCGCCGATCTGAAATCCCGCGCGCTGATCGAGGTGCCGGCGGACATGATCGACGATGCCGGTATCAAGGACCGGCTGGATGACGACCCCGAGGGGATCGAGGCGCTGAAGCAATCCATGGCGGAATATGGCCAGCAAGTGCCGGTCCTGCTGCGTCACAGCCCCAATTACGAGGGCCGCTACGAGGTGGTGTTCGGCCGCCGCCGGGTCCGCGCGCTGCGTGAATTGCAGATGCCGGTCAAGGCGATGCTGCGGCAGCTGAACGACCGCGAGCTGATCGTCGCGCAGGGGCAGGAAAACAGCGCCCGCAAGGATCTCAGCTTCATCGAGAAGGCCAATTTCGCCGCCCAGATGACCCGGGTCGGCTATGAGCGCAAGATCATCTGCGACGCCCTGTCAATCGACAAGACGGTGATCTCGCGGATGCTGACCGTCACCGACGCCATCCCCGAAGAGGTGATCCGCGCCATCGGGGCCGCGCCGTCGGCGGGGCGCGACCGCTGGCTTGCGCTGGCCGAAAAGGCCAAGGGGCGCGATGCGGATGCGCTGATCGAGGCCGCAAAGGGCCCGGATTCCGATGCGCGTTTCGTGGCCGTGCTGGCATCATTGGCTGCGCCGAAACCGGCCTCGGCGGCACCGCGCGCCTTGCAGGGGCAGGATGGCGTCAGCTTGGGGAGCGCGCGGAAAACAAAGGGAAAAACTGTGATCGAACTATCCGGCGAGGGCCGCGCCTTTGCCGATTGGCTAGTCGATCACATGACAGAGCTTCACCGCGACTGGCAAAAAAAGGAAGGCCGGGCGGGAAGATGAGGCAAATGAAGCAGCAAGGAGGCACGACACGGTAGAACCAAAAGAAAAGCCCCCCAGGACATACATCCCGAAGGGCCGTTTCTCGATCTAGCACCTCGAAGATAACGGCAAAAGTTGACAGCTGTCAACAACGTCCTTGTGGGCGAATGGTGGTTTTTACCCCAGTGACATGAAAATGAGGCATATTTCGATGACGCCTTTCGGGCGGCAGCCGGTGACGGCTGGCCTGCTCGCAACCCAGGCATTGGCCGAGGCCCCTGCCCCGGACCACGCGCCCGACAAATGGGCCGTGCTGCGCGACCTGACCACGGCACGCGCCGCATACGGCATCAGCGACCGCGATCTCGCGGTTCTGGCGGCGCTTCTGTCCTTCCATCCCGGCAAGGAGCTGGCAGATGACGACAAGCTGATCGTCTTTCCCTCGAATGCCAGCCTGTCAGACCGCGCGCATGGAATGGCCGAAAGCACCCTGCGGCGGCATCTGGCGGCGCTGGTGCGTGCCGGGCTGCTGCTGCGCCGCGACAGTCCGAATGGGAAGCGCTATGCCACCCGCGATCTTTCCGGTTCGCTGGACCGGGTATTCGGCTTTGATCTGCGGCCCTTGCTGACCCGATCCGCCGAGATCGCCTCGGCCGCGCAAGAGGCCCGTCATGTCGAATTCACGAAGCGCAGGTTGCGCGAAAGCGCCGTGATCCGGCTGCGCGACGCGGGCAAGCTGATCCAATGGGGCCGCGAACAGATCGCGGCGAATTGGGACGCGCTCTCGGATGGCTGCGCCTTGCTGCAACGCGCGCTTCGTCGCAAGCTGGACACTGGAAAATTGCGCGAACTGGCCGAACGGGCCCAACAGCTTCTGGATCAGGTCAAGGCCGTGATCGCACCTGAAACAGAAGAAATGAGCGGCAGTGACAGCGAAACCGAGCGGCACCATCAGAGTTCAGATAAAGAGATCCATGAATCTGAACCATGCGAAGAAAAGCAGGACAGACAGTCCGATCATCTCGCGAAGGACCCGCCGATTCCGCTTGGCGTGTTGTTGAAGGCGGCGCCGGATATCCTTGACTATGCTCCGGACGGAATCCGGACCTGGCGGGACCTGGTGGGGGTTTCCAATTTCGTCTATCCGATGCTCGGGATCAGCCCGGATGCCTGGCGGCAGGCGCAGGACAACATGGGTCACGAAATCGCGGCCATGACGCTAGCCTGCATGTTGCAACGCGCCGATACGATCATGCGACCGGGTGGTTATCTTCGCTCGCTGACAGCAAAGGCGGTCACAAGCGGATTCTCTCCCGGACCGATGGTGATGGCCTTGCTGCGAGCCGAAAATCGTCAGGCCCTGTGACCGCCTTGATCCGCCAGTCCGGGCAGGGACCTCGTGTTGACAGCTGTCAACAATCGGGGTGGGTGAGCGATCGTGAAAATGGCATCTCGAAGCGTTGTCGGGCCCGAATACCGGCAAGCCATATCGAGGCGTTATCCAGGTTATCAATCAAGCGGCTCGGATGCTGAAGCGAAGGGCAGGGCGTGTTGACAGCTGTCAACTTTGCAGCGCGGGCTTTGGTGAGTATCCGTTCGGAAAGCACCCTTACAAGAGTGGAAAGCAGGGGCTGCACTCCAGCGAGGCACGGACATTCACGCTTCGGGACGCGGGAATCAGTAAAAATCATTATAATTCAATAATATCTCTGCGTATGATCATTGAAATCGGCGTGCATATCGCTCAAATCCCCATCGCTGCCAGCATTGGCCCCCCGAACAGCACCGCGACCCCGAGGATCAGGAACAGTGCGGTCCGCATGACTCGTCTTTCCCCGATCAGCCCATGCGAAATCAACCCGCAACCGATGCCGATCTGGACCGCCGCCAACAGCGCAGCCCCCGGAGTTCCGGCCAGTTCGATCAGCGCCGGATGCGCGATCATCGCCAGCGGGATCAGGTAAAGGCCAACCCCCAGCGCCATGGCCGTCAGCGCGACCTTGATCCAGTTCTCGCCGATCATGCCCGCCGCGATGAAGACCGCGCCGCAGACCGGCGGCGTGATGGTCGACAGCAGCGCGAACCAGAAGACGAACAGATGCGCCTGAAGCGGTGTCAGGCCAAGCTGGGTCAGGGCAGGGCCCGCGACGGACACGCAGATGACATAGGCGGCGGTGGTCGGCACCTCCATCCCCAGCACCAGGCAGGCAAGTGCCGTCAGCAGCAGCGACGGCCACAGCATCCCGCCCGAGACCGACAGGATCAGCGAGGTGATCTTGACCCCCAAGCCGGTCACGGCCAGAACACCGATGATGATCGAAGCACACAGGATGATGGCCGCAATCATCGAGACCTGCCGGGCTGCGGTGATCAGGGCTTCGCTTATCCGCCCCTTGGCCCGGTGCAGGTCGATCCGTCCATCCGCACCCGCCAGCAGCAGAACGGCGGCTACCATGATCGACAGGCAGGCCGAGAATTGCGGCGTGTAGCCCATGCCGAACATGGCCACCATCAGCACGGTGAAGGGGACCAGGAAGAAGGCCGAGGTAATGGCGACAATGCGCGGCGCAGGGCGATCTTTGGCGTCGATGCCACGCAGATCGAAGCGCCGGGCATAGGCGTCGATGCCGATCCAGACCACGAGGAAATACGAAAACGCGGGCAGGGCGGCAGCCAGCACGATGCCGGTATAGGGCACCCCGGTCAGTTCGACCATGACGAAAGCCCCGGCCCCCATCAGTGGCGGCATGATCTGTCCGCCCGACGAGGCGACGGCCTCGACCGCCGCGGCGATGCGGCGCGGATATCCCAACCGGACCATCGCGGGCATGGTCACGGCCCCGGTCGAGGCGACATTGGCCGAGGCCGATCCCGAGATCGAGCCGAACAGGGCAGAGGCCAGCACGCTGACCTTGGCCGCCCCTCCGCGCAGGCGACCGGCTGCCGCGGCCGAGAGGTTCATGAACCCCTGTCCGGCCTCGCCCGCGTTCAGCACCGCGCCGAAGATCACGAAGATGGCGACGACGCCCACCGATACCCCGGTCAGGGTGCCCCAGATGCCGCCCTCGGCCAGGGTCAGCGTGCCCATCAGGCTGGCATGGGGCAGGGGGGCATGGCCGAACTCGCCGGGGATCAGGTGGCCCCAGAACGCATATGCCAGCGACAGCGCCGCCACGATCGGCAGCGGCCAGCCAATGGCCCGCCGTGCCGCCTCAAGAACCGAGATCAACAGCACGGCACCGGTGGCATATTGGAACCCGCTCTCGACAAAGCCGTATTGATCGGACAGCGCATCGGCGTTCCACGCCACCCAAACCGAGGCGGCGACCCCAAGCGC
This Paracoccus saliphilus DNA region includes the following protein-coding sequences:
- a CDS encoding TRAP transporter permease; translation: MPSTADTASPPARPLALIAAALLVFYHLGLIFYGLTPNLVARPLHMALILPWIFLFTDSHSLVSRLSGWVLGALGVAASVWVAWNADALSDQYGFVESGFQYATGAVLLISVLEAARRAIGWPLPIVAALSLAYAFWGHLIPGEFGHAPLPHASLMGTLTLAEGGIWGTLTGVSVGVVAIFVIFGAVLNAGEAGQGFMNLSAAAAGRLRGGAAKVSVLASALFGSISGSASANVASTGAVTMPAMVRLGYPRRIAAAVEAVASSGGQIMPPLMGAGAFVMVELTGVPYTGIVLAAALPAFSYFLVVWIGIDAYARRFDLRGIDAKDRPAPRIVAITSAFFLVPFTVLMVAMFGMGYTPQFSACLSIMVAAVLLLAGADGRIDLHRAKGRISEALITAARQVSMIAAIILCASIIIGVLAVTGLGVKITSLILSVSGGMLWPSLLLTALACLVLGMEVPTTAAYVICVSVAGPALTQLGLTPLQAHLFVFWFALLSTITPPVCGAVFIAAGMIGENWIKVALTAMALGVGLYLIPLAMIAHPALIELAGTPGAALLAAVQIGIGCGLISHGLIGERRVMRTALFLILGVAVLFGGPMLAAMGI
- the repA gene encoding plasmid partitioning protein RepA, whose protein sequence is MRQKTRIDKLVGDHALALSERLQAHRAQLFPPDARRELRKFTSGEVADLLGVKDAYLRKLDLEGRGPSPETRAGGRRYYTPADIQELRKLLEKGAKSTGTYLPGRRGEDHLQVITVINFKGGSGKTTTAAHLAQKLALDGYRVLGIDLDPQASLSALHGFQPEFDLLDGGTLYDAIRYEDPVPLRNVIQRTYFTNLDLIPGNLDLMEFEHETPRAIIERAGNIFFTRIGDKLGEVEDDYDVVVIDCPPQLGFLTMSALSAATAILVTVHPQMLDVMSMCQFLLMTSNLLGVVSEAGGDMTYDWMRYVITRYEPGDGPQNQMVSFMRSMFGEHVLNHPVLKSTAISDAGITKQTLYEIEKSQFTRATYERAMESLNAVNGEIEGLIQAAWGR
- the repC gene encoding plasmid replication protein RepC, whose product is MRHISMTPFGRQPVTAGLLATQALAEAPAPDHAPDKWAVLRDLTTARAAYGISDRDLAVLAALLSFHPGKELADDDKLIVFPSNASLSDRAHGMAESTLRRHLAALVRAGLLLRRDSPNGKRYATRDLSGSLDRVFGFDLRPLLTRSAEIASAAQEARHVEFTKRRLRESAVIRLRDAGKLIQWGREQIAANWDALSDGCALLQRALRRKLDTGKLRELAERAQQLLDQVKAVIAPETEEMSGSDSETERHHQSSDKEIHESEPCEEKQDRQSDHLAKDPPIPLGVLLKAAPDILDYAPDGIRTWRDLVGVSNFVYPMLGISPDAWRQAQDNMGHEIAAMTLACMLQRADTIMRPGGYLRSLTAKAVTSGFSPGPMVMALLRAENRQAL
- the repB gene encoding plasmid partitioning protein RepB, producing MARKDLLKGLMSEGASAAKDESPAPPRYSRGAIGAVSRSIADLKSRALIEVPADMIDDAGIKDRLDDDPEGIEALKQSMAEYGQQVPVLLRHSPNYEGRYEVVFGRRRVRALRELQMPVKAMLRQLNDRELIVAQGQENSARKDLSFIEKANFAAQMTRVGYERKIICDALSIDKTVISRMLTVTDAIPEEVIRAIGAAPSAGRDRWLALAEKAKGRDADALIEAAKGPDSDARFVAVLASLAAPKPASAAPRALQGQDGVSLGSARKTKGKTVIELSGEGRAFADWLVDHMTELHRDWQKKEGRAGR